Below is a window of Candidatus Parvarchaeota archaeon DNA.
ACAAGTTCAATGGCAAAAAATTCGTGAAGTACCCAACAAAAAGATTTGACAAATTCGAAGAAGAAAAATCATAAGAAATCCATAAGCAATATATCAAAAAATCAATCCAGGCAATCAAACCAAAAACAAAAAAGCCAAGAACCAAAGTTAACAAACTCAAAATCAATCCAGACAATCTACCCGAAATTAACCAGTCACATAATCACTGTCGATTGCCAAAAATAGTGTTAGCAGTTGCCTGTAGTCATCGATTCCATGTGTTATAATTAAATACCGGGTAATTCATCAAGAATCCTATACGCTTGAACTGGGTCAAAAATAAAGAATCCCATAAGAGAACTGGGTAAATATCCAGAATCCTAAAAGCAGTAACTTGACCGAACATAAAGATTCATGCAAAAAGAAAATGCAAAGCAAGAAAGCAAAATGGCAATATACTCATCATTTTGCTTATCTCTAAAACCGGGGTGTGTAAAATGGCAGTCCTATACGACAATCTGGTGATAGCAACAGCATTCACTGTCCTAGGTGGCGTGCTTGGGATATTTTTCATGCTGGTTGGGGTGTATTTCATCCCTAAAATCACGGATAAGTTCACTCCTGATGTAAATGAAGGCAAAGAAATAGCCAAAGGGAACCTGGCTGTGGCAACTTATTTTGGGCGGGTTGTAGGTGCGGCAATAATAGGCATGAGCATAATCGTGGCAGCTGCAGTCATCGCAGGGATTCATGGTTAAATAGCCAAAACAAATTTATCCAATCAAGCTTTCCAGCCATGGCAAAACTCCCGCAGTCAAATCTTAAAGCAAGACCGGCATCTCAAATCCATTATCAAAACCCTCTAGCCTTAAAAAACCAAATCCCTCATGCTAACCCGCCAAGCCACAACACCAGCCAAAACTCTTTAAAATAGGTTGGCGCATTATATCCTAATGGCATCAAGAAGCAAGTTAAGAAGCCAGTCAAGTAGCAAACAAATGGACAATTTGAGCACCAAGCAAAGAAGCAATTTAAGAAGCAAGTTTCTTGTATTTGTTTTTGTTCTGGCAGTCTTATCAGTCTCACTTTCTTTTGCCCTCAACATGCTCTCGCCAAAACAAACAGAGCTAAAAGACGGGCAGATAATTGACGCCGGGGCTATTGGGCCTGGGCAGACAATGGAAGTCCTCATTTCACCCAAAGTCTTTACTGGCGGAACACTTGAAATTGGCGGCCACTATGATTTTGTCACAGTTGAAAAACTGCCTGAAGGCTGGGTGTTCAAAAACAGCAACCCAACAGAAGACCCCATGCAAGTAAAATTTTCAGTCGCCCCAGATGCGCCTGAAGGCACGTATATCATATCACTGAAAGTTTCTGATGAGGGCGCTGATGTTGGGAAAGGCCAGGGCCTTCCAGAAATTAACTTCAAAATAAAAGTGCGCGTAACCTACGATGTGCTTACGGTTGACTTCGACCCGCTTGAACAAACGACATCGGCAGGCCAGCCGGCACGCTACAAAATAACACTCCATAATCTTGCGACAACCAGTGACACATTCGAGGTAAGCTCAAGTGGCGTTTCCACATGGAATTTCCGCGTGCCTGTTTATGTTGCGGCAGGCTCCTCAAGGGAAGTGACTTACGAGGTTGTTGGCCTGGACGAGTCAAGCTACAGCCTCAAGCTCAACGTTCGCTCGCTCTCCTCGGACCTAATCTCCCAGTCCCAGGATGTCAAGCTTACGGTAAAGTCAAA
It encodes the following:
- a CDS encoding DUF350 domain-containing protein, whose protein sequence is MAVLYDNLVIATAFTVLGGVLGIFFMLVGVYFIPKITDKFTPDVNEGKEIAKGNLAVATYFGRVVGAAIIGMSIIVAAAVIAGIHG